One genomic region from Muriicola soli encodes:
- the rpsU gene encoding 30S ribosomal protein S21: protein MLIIPVKEGENIDRALKRFKRKFDRTGTMRQLRKRQQFTKPSVERRQQIQKAQYIQGLRDKEEL from the coding sequence ATGTTAATAATACCAGTTAAAGAAGGAGAAAATATAGACAGAGCGCTAAAGCGTTTCAAACGTAAGTTTGACAGGACAGGTACGATGAGGCAATTGAGAAAGCGCCAGCAGTTTACCAAACCTTCTGTAGAACGAAGACAACAAATCCAAAAGGCCCAGTATATCCAAGGCCTCAGGGATAAAGAAGAATTATAG
- the rplA gene encoding 50S ribosomal protein L1: protein MAKLTKKQKEARAKIEKDKLYSLEEASSLIKEITNTKFDASVDLAVRLGVDPRKANQMVRGVVTLPHGTGKDVKVLALVTPDKEAEAQEAGADFVGLDEYLEKIKGGWTDVDVIITMPSVMGKLGPLGRILGPRGLMPNPKTGTVTMDIGKAVSEVKAGKIDFKVDKTGIVHAAIGKASFSADKIAGNAKELLDTLNKMKPTAAKGVYMRSIYMSSTMSPSVQLDPKAV from the coding sequence ATGGCAAAGTTAACTAAGAAGCAAAAGGAAGCCAGGGCTAAAATTGAGAAAGATAAACTCTACTCCCTGGAAGAAGCTTCATCTCTTATAAAGGAAATCACCAATACAAAATTTGATGCATCCGTAGATCTGGCCGTGCGTTTGGGAGTTGATCCCAGAAAGGCCAATCAGATGGTTCGTGGGGTAGTAACCCTGCCACATGGTACCGGAAAAGATGTAAAAGTTCTGGCATTGGTAACTCCTGATAAAGAAGCTGAGGCACAAGAAGCCGGTGCAGATTTCGTCGGTTTAGACGAATATTTGGAGAAGATCAAAGGCGGTTGGACGGATGTTGATGTAATCATCACCATGCCAAGCGTTATGGGTAAACTCGGACCTTTGGGAAGAATCCTGGGACCCCGAGGGCTCATGCCTAATCCAAAAACCGGAACAGTAACTATGGATATCGGAAAAGCGGTATCTGAAGTAAAGGCGGGTAAAATCGACTTTAAAGTAGATAAGACAGGAATTGTTCACGCGGCAATCGGAAAGGCTTCCTTTTCGGCTGATAAGATTGCGGGCAATGCCAAAGAGCTCTTAGATACATTAAACAAGATGAAACCAACAGCGGCTAAAGGTGTTTACATGAGAAGTATCTACATGTCGAGCACAATGAGCCCCAGTGTACAATTAGATCCAAAAGCGGTTTAA
- a CDS encoding tyrosine-type recombinase/integrase, translating to MAVDAFMAYLSQEKNYSPHTLKAYRKDLEDCTSYLQTSNEQTSLEEATYVEIRNWIVSMVEEGLSNRSVNRKITSLKSYYKFLLKVGVLKSNPLAMHKALKTSKKIEIPFSQAEMSTLFTELPFEDDFEGIRDRLIIELFYATGIRRSELINLRLTDLDLANCSIKVLGKRNKERIIPLLMSTRTLFEAYLSERRALENSGESEYLFLTAKGNKVYETLVYRIINGYFSEVSSKVKRSPHILRHTFATHMLNQGADLNSVKELLGHSSLASTQVYTHNSIAELKKVHSRAHPRNKKDL from the coding sequence ATGGCTGTGGATGCTTTTATGGCGTACTTATCTCAGGAGAAAAACTACTCTCCCCATACCCTGAAGGCCTATCGTAAAGATCTTGAGGATTGCACCTCGTATTTGCAGACCTCCAATGAGCAGACATCCTTGGAAGAAGCTACTTATGTCGAGATAAGGAACTGGATCGTTTCCATGGTTGAGGAGGGCTTGAGCAATCGCAGCGTCAATCGAAAAATTACTTCCCTGAAATCCTACTACAAATTTTTGCTTAAAGTCGGTGTCTTAAAGTCGAATCCCCTCGCAATGCACAAAGCTTTAAAAACGTCAAAAAAAATCGAAATCCCATTTTCGCAGGCCGAGATGTCTACCTTGTTTACCGAACTCCCCTTTGAGGACGATTTTGAAGGTATCAGGGACAGACTGATCATAGAATTATTTTATGCAACGGGCATTCGCCGCTCTGAGTTGATTAATCTCCGTCTGACAGATCTCGATCTTGCCAATTGCAGCATCAAGGTTCTTGGAAAGCGCAACAAGGAACGAATCATCCCTTTGTTAATGAGCACTAGGACGCTTTTTGAGGCTTATCTCAGCGAAAGGCGAGCGCTTGAGAATTCAGGCGAATCTGAATACCTGTTTTTGACGGCTAAGGGCAACAAAGTCTATGAAACACTTGTTTATAGAATTATAAATGGATATTTTAGTGAGGTGTCAAGCAAGGTGAAAAGGAGCCCACATATCCTGCGGCACACCTTTGCCACCCATATGCTTAATCAGGGAGCCGATTTAAATTCGGTGAAGGAATTGCTGGGACACTCAAGCTTGGCTTCAACTCAGGTCTATACGCATAATAGTATTGCCGAACTCAAAAAAGTGCATTCCCGGGCACACCCCAGGAATAAGAAAGATTTGTAA
- the rplK gene encoding 50S ribosomal protein L11 has protein sequence MAKEVSKVVKLQVRGGVANPSPPVGPALGAAGVNIMEFCKQFNARTQDKQGKILPVVITVYKDKSFDFVVKTPPAAVQLMEAAKIKKGSGEPNRVKSGNVSWDQVKAIAEDKMVDLNAFTVESAMSMVAGTARSMGLKVAGKRPF, from the coding sequence ATGGCAAAAGAAGTAAGTAAAGTAGTTAAACTACAAGTTAGGGGAGGTGTCGCGAATCCATCGCCACCGGTTGGACCCGCTTTAGGTGCTGCCGGCGTTAACATCATGGAGTTCTGTAAGCAGTTTAATGCCAGAACCCAGGACAAGCAGGGGAAAATCCTGCCTGTAGTTATCACCGTGTATAAAGACAAGTCGTTCGACTTTGTCGTAAAGACACCGCCAGCGGCAGTACAACTTATGGAAGCGGCTAAGATTAAAAAAGGATCTGGCGAACCTAACCGAGTTAAATCAGGAAACGTTTCCTGGGATCAGGTTAAGGCTATTGCAGAAGACAAAATGGTGGATTTAAACGCATTTACTGTTGAGTCGGCAATGAGCATGGTAGCCGGAACTGCGAGATCTATGGGTCTCAAAGTGGCAGGAAAAAGACCTTTTTAA
- the hpf gene encoding ribosome hibernation-promoting factor, HPF/YfiA family, translating into MKVNTQSVNFNADVKLLEFIQKRLDKLELFYDRIINSDVYLKVENTSGKENKIVELKVHVPKDTFIVKKQCKTFEEAVDSACSSMERKLRKKKQKPRVSSALKFL; encoded by the coding sequence ATGAAAGTAAATACGCAATCTGTAAATTTCAATGCTGATGTTAAACTTCTCGAGTTTATACAGAAACGTCTAGACAAACTTGAATTGTTTTATGATAGAATCATCAATTCGGATGTGTATTTAAAGGTTGAAAATACCAGTGGAAAGGAGAACAAAATTGTCGAATTGAAAGTACATGTTCCCAAGGACACATTTATCGTTAAAAAACAATGTAAAACCTTTGAAGAAGCTGTGGATTCTGCCTGTAGTTCCATGGAGAGGAAACTGCGAAAAAAGAAACAAAAACCAAGGGTTTCTTCTGCTTTAAAATTTTTGTGA
- a CDS encoding acyl-CoA dehydrogenase family protein — MITETMSELGFDYSETQRMVAESAREFAEQHIRPFVMQWDESQEFPVEVFKKAGEMGFMGILVPESLGGSGLGYHEYIAIIEEISKVDPSIGLSVAAHNSLCTNHILSFGNSDQKERWIPKLASAEWIGAWGLTEHNTGSDAGGMNTTAVKDGDHWVLNGAKNFITHGISGDIAVVIARTGEKGDSHGMTAFVIEKGTKGFSSGKKEDKLGMRASETAELVFDNCRIPDDNRLGEVGDGFIQSMKILDGGRISIGALSLGISKGAYEAALKYSKERVQFGKPISSFQGISFKLADMATEIEASELLLHKAAFLKNQGRKMTKWSAMSKMYASEVCVKVANEALQIHGGYGYTKDFPVEKFYRDSKLCTIGEGTTEIQKVVIAKNILK, encoded by the coding sequence ATGATCACAGAAACTATGTCTGAATTAGGGTTTGATTATTCGGAAACTCAGCGAATGGTTGCTGAATCGGCCAGGGAATTTGCCGAACAGCATATCAGACCTTTTGTCATGCAATGGGATGAGTCTCAGGAATTTCCTGTTGAGGTCTTTAAAAAGGCCGGTGAAATGGGGTTTATGGGCATTCTTGTTCCTGAATCTCTGGGAGGATCAGGATTGGGATACCATGAGTACATTGCTATTATTGAAGAGATCTCCAAGGTAGATCCATCCATCGGTTTATCTGTAGCAGCACATAATTCACTTTGCACCAATCATATTTTATCCTTTGGAAATTCAGATCAAAAAGAGCGTTGGATTCCCAAACTCGCTTCTGCAGAGTGGATAGGAGCCTGGGGCCTAACAGAACACAACACGGGATCTGATGCCGGAGGGATGAATACGACCGCAGTTAAGGATGGAGACCATTGGGTGCTCAACGGAGCAAAGAATTTTATCACCCATGGGATTAGTGGTGACATCGCTGTAGTAATCGCCCGTACGGGTGAAAAAGGAGATAGCCACGGGATGACAGCATTTGTTATTGAAAAAGGTACCAAAGGATTCAGCAGTGGAAAAAAAGAAGATAAACTGGGAATGCGTGCCAGCGAAACTGCAGAACTCGTCTTCGACAACTGCAGAATTCCCGATGACAACAGATTAGGCGAAGTAGGTGATGGATTTATACAGTCGATGAAAATCCTCGATGGAGGTAGAATTTCAATTGGAGCTCTTTCTCTGGGAATATCCAAGGGCGCGTATGAAGCAGCCTTGAAGTACTCTAAGGAAAGGGTACAATTTGGTAAGCCGATTAGCTCATTCCAGGGTATATCTTTTAAGTTGGCTGATATGGCTACAGAGATCGAAGCGTCAGAATTATTATTGCACAAGGCAGCTTTTCTTAAAAACCAGGGTCGGAAAATGACCAAATGGAGTGCCATGTCTAAGATGTACGCTTCTGAAGTCTGTGTAAAGGTGGCAAATGAAGCCCTTCAGATTCACGGGGGTTATGGATACACCAAAGATTTCCCGGTTGAAAAATTCTACAGAGATTCTAAGCTCTGTACCATTGGAGAAGGTACCACAGAAATTCAAAAAGTAGTCATTGCAAAGAATATTTTGAAATAA
- a CDS encoding ComEA family DNA-binding protein, whose amino-acid sequence MRSHFRYTKQEKRGILFLLLLITSLQSGFYFCDLRSKNHSDPLFSVDSLAQAFMDSVKASPTLRNKKILRPFNPNFITDYKGYVLGISPEELDRLYAFREKGQYLRNSRHFQSVTQISDSLLSRISPYFMFPQMKMRRNEKSENAVVPKDLNTVTAEELQQISGIGPVLSNRIVKFRDRLGGFLVSEQLLDVYGLDREVAEKAMQTFRIVDTPEVKKIHLNTAGVSELANLIYLNWKLANQIVAYREALGRYDSIEQLTKIEDFPRERIHRIKLYLAL is encoded by the coding sequence ATGAGATCCCATTTCCGCTATACCAAACAGGAAAAACGCGGGATCCTTTTTCTACTCCTACTTATCACTTCCTTACAATCGGGGTTTTATTTCTGCGATTTACGCTCTAAAAACCACAGCGATCCGCTGTTTTCGGTGGATAGTCTGGCACAGGCCTTTATGGACAGTGTAAAGGCATCACCTACCTTGCGCAATAAGAAGATCCTCAGACCCTTCAATCCTAATTTTATTACAGACTACAAAGGCTATGTCCTCGGTATTTCCCCTGAAGAGCTCGACAGGCTTTACGCCTTCAGGGAAAAAGGACAATACCTCAGGAACTCGCGGCATTTTCAGTCGGTAACACAAATTTCTGATTCATTGCTCAGCCGGATCAGCCCCTATTTTATGTTTCCACAAATGAAAATGCGAAGAAATGAGAAATCAGAAAATGCCGTAGTGCCCAAAGACCTGAATACTGTTACTGCAGAGGAGTTACAACAGATATCAGGGATTGGCCCCGTATTGTCTAACAGAATCGTCAAGTTCAGGGATCGACTGGGCGGATTTCTGGTCTCGGAACAATTGCTGGATGTTTACGGTCTAGATCGTGAAGTAGCAGAAAAGGCAATGCAGACCTTCAGGATAGTAGATACTCCAGAGGTAAAGAAGATCCATTTGAATACGGCCGGGGTGAGCGAATTGGCAAACCTAATTTATCTGAATTGGAAGCTCGCTAATCAAATTGTGGCTTATCGTGAAGCGCTTGGCAGATACGACTCTATCGAACAATTAACAAAAATTGAAGATTTTCCAAGAGAACGGATTCACAGAATTAAGCTATATTTGGCCCTGTAA
- the secE gene encoding preprotein translocase subunit SecE has translation MITYIKESFEELKHNVTLPSRAESSNLMVIVAVFSILFALATWGVDTVFSKLIQLYFDTLN, from the coding sequence ATGATTACCTATATAAAAGAATCTTTTGAAGAGCTGAAGCACAATGTTACTTTACCCAGTAGGGCAGAGTCTTCAAACCTGATGGTAATTGTTGCTGTATTTTCCATTTTGTTCGCCTTGGCAACCTGGGGTGTGGATACGGTTTTCAGCAAATTGATTCAACTGTATTTTGATACCTTAAATTAA
- the tuf gene encoding elongation factor Tu, with amino-acid sequence MAKETFDRSKPHLNIGTIGHVDHGKTTLTAAITTVLSNAGLSEVRSFDSIDNAPEEKERGITINTSHVEYQTANRHYAHVDCPGHADYVKNMVTGAAQMDGAILVVAATDGPMPQTREHILLGRQVGIPRIVVFLNKVDMVDDEELLELVEMEVRELLSFYEYDGDNGPVISGSALGALNGEQKWVDTVMELMEAVDTWIELPERDVDKPFLMPVEDVFTITGRGTVATGRIETGVANTGDPVEIIGMGAEKLTSTITGVEMFRKILDRGEAGDNVGILLRGIEKTDIKRGMVICKPGSVTPHAKFEAEVYILKKEEGGRHTPFHNNYRPQFYVRTTDVTGTINLPSGVEMVMPGDNLTISVDLLQPIALNVGLRFAIREGGRTVGAGQVTKILD; translated from the coding sequence ATGGCAAAGGAAACTTTTGATCGTTCCAAACCGCACTTAAATATTGGTACAATTGGACACGTAGATCACGGTAAAACTACATTGACAGCAGCTATTACAACAGTATTATCCAACGCAGGATTATCTGAAGTAAGAAGCTTCGATTCTATCGATAATGCTCCTGAAGAAAAGGAAAGGGGTATTACGATCAACACTTCGCACGTTGAATATCAGACTGCGAATCGTCACTACGCACACGTAGATTGTCCTGGTCACGCCGATTATGTTAAGAACATGGTTACCGGTGCTGCTCAGATGGACGGTGCTATCCTAGTTGTTGCTGCAACTGACGGACCTATGCCACAGACACGTGAACACATCCTTTTAGGACGTCAGGTAGGTATTCCAAGAATCGTTGTTTTCCTTAACAAGGTAGACATGGTTGATGATGAGGAATTATTAGAACTAGTTGAAATGGAAGTAAGAGAATTGCTTTCTTTCTACGAGTATGACGGTGACAACGGACCTGTAATTTCTGGTTCTGCTCTTGGAGCTCTTAACGGAGAACAAAAATGGGTGGATACTGTAATGGAGTTGATGGAAGCTGTTGATACATGGATCGAATTACCTGAAAGAGATGTTGACAAGCCATTCCTAATGCCCGTTGAAGATGTATTTACCATCACAGGACGTGGAACAGTTGCTACCGGAAGAATTGAAACTGGTGTTGCTAATACAGGAGATCCTGTTGAAATCATCGGGATGGGGGCAGAAAAACTGACTTCTACAATTACTGGGGTAGAGATGTTCCGTAAGATCCTTGACAGAGGTGAAGCTGGTGACAACGTAGGTATCCTTTTAAGAGGTATTGAAAAGACTGATATCAAAAGAGGTATGGTAATTTGTAAGCCGGGATCGGTTACACCTCATGCTAAATTTGAAGCGGAAGTCTATATCCTTAAAAAAGAAGAAGGTGGAAGACACACTCCTTTCCACAACAACTACCGTCCACAGTTCTACGTAAGAACAACGGATGTAACAGGAACAATTAACCTTCCTAGTGGTGTAGAGATGGTCATGCCAGGTGATAACCTTACCATTTCTGTAGATCTTCTTCAGCCTATCGCTCTAAACGTTGGATTGCGTTTTGCAATTCGTGAAGGTGGTAGAACTGTAGGAGCAGGACAGGTTACCAAAATTTTAGATTAG
- the nusG gene encoding transcription termination/antitermination protein NusG, whose amino-acid sequence MSEVLEKKWYVVRAVSGQENKIKGYIESEVERAGFGDYLEEVLVPTEKVVQIRNGKKINKERVYFPGYIMIKANLGGEMVHIIRSITNVIGFLGETKGGDPVPLRKTEVNRMLGKVDELAVNTDSVAIPFVLGETVKVIDGPFNGFNGTVERINEEKRKLEVMVKIFGRKTPLELSYMQVEKV is encoded by the coding sequence ATGTCTGAAGTATTGGAGAAAAAATGGTATGTGGTAAGAGCCGTAAGTGGTCAGGAAAACAAGATCAAAGGCTATATCGAATCTGAAGTGGAACGTGCCGGTTTCGGTGACTATCTGGAAGAAGTTCTGGTCCCCACTGAAAAAGTCGTTCAGATCAGAAACGGAAAAAAGATCAATAAGGAAAGGGTTTACTTTCCCGGATATATCATGATCAAAGCCAATTTAGGTGGAGAGATGGTACATATAATAAGGTCGATTACCAATGTGATTGGCTTTTTAGGAGAAACAAAAGGAGGGGATCCTGTGCCACTGAGAAAAACAGAGGTGAACCGCATGCTAGGAAAAGTTGACGAATTGGCTGTTAATACAGACAGTGTTGCTATTCCTTTTGTACTGGGCGAGACCGTAAAGGTTATCGACGGCCCATTCAACGGTTTTAACGGAACCGTGGAACGAATCAATGAAGAAAAGAGAAAACTGGAGGTAATGGTTAAGATTTTTGGCAGAAAGACACCTTTGGAACTCAGCTATATGCAAGTGGAAAAAGTTTAA
- a CDS encoding alanine/glycine:cation symporter family protein codes for MKKLLIALVALLFPLIGFSQETAEMGLDERINAWFEPITAVWEAIVFWQVPGTGIPLVVIILVLGAAFFTLYFGFVNIRKFPLAINVVRGKYDEVEGPEGHGLEKANVNIVDGDLPDTIRDESKQGEVSHFQALATAVSGTVGLGNIAGVALAIAIGGPGATFWMIVCGLLSMSTKFVECTLGVKYRDVDETGTVYGGPMYYLSRGLKERGFTRLGKVLAVVFSILCVGASFGGGNAVQSNQAAEQLASMMGLQGGSIGFIIGIVLAVIVGIVIIGGIKRIAAVTEKVVPFMAVIYALACFAVIFANFSYIDDAFVLIFKGAFTPEAGLGGLFGVLIVGFRRAVFSNEAGAGSAAIAHSAVKTKYPASEGIVALLEPFIDTVVICTMTALVIIFYNSGGVFEYGGDGAGNVIVNGASLGGVTLTSLAFESVLPWFPYVLTLAVVLFAISTMISWSYYGLQSWKYLFGRSRTADLTYKLLFIAFVIIGASASMGAVFAFSDAMILALVFPNMLGLLFLFPNVRDELSKYMDAIKALKK; via the coding sequence ATGAAGAAGTTATTGATTGCCCTGGTCGCTCTACTCTTTCCTCTAATCGGCTTTTCGCAGGAGACCGCAGAAATGGGACTCGATGAACGAATTAACGCGTGGTTTGAGCCTATCACAGCAGTCTGGGAAGCGATCGTCTTCTGGCAGGTCCCCGGTACGGGGATTCCTCTGGTTGTTATCATTTTGGTACTGGGAGCTGCCTTTTTTACCTTGTATTTTGGTTTTGTCAATATCAGAAAATTTCCCCTGGCCATCAATGTGGTTCGAGGGAAGTATGATGAGGTAGAAGGACCTGAAGGGCACGGCCTTGAAAAGGCCAATGTCAATATTGTAGACGGAGATCTGCCCGATACCATTAGAGATGAGAGCAAGCAAGGAGAGGTAAGTCATTTCCAGGCGCTGGCTACGGCTGTTTCTGGTACCGTGGGTCTTGGAAATATAGCCGGCGTGGCCCTTGCCATTGCTATTGGTGGTCCGGGCGCAACCTTTTGGATGATCGTTTGTGGCTTGCTCAGTATGAGTACAAAATTCGTTGAGTGCACGCTGGGTGTGAAATACCGGGATGTAGATGAAACCGGAACAGTTTACGGAGGTCCGATGTATTATCTGTCCAGAGGTTTGAAAGAAAGAGGGTTCACCCGTCTGGGCAAGGTATTAGCTGTAGTCTTTTCCATTTTATGTGTGGGGGCTTCCTTTGGAGGCGGAAATGCAGTGCAATCGAATCAGGCTGCGGAACAACTCGCTTCTATGATGGGGCTTCAAGGCGGATCAATCGGTTTTATCATCGGCATAGTGCTTGCCGTCATCGTGGGAATAGTGATCATTGGCGGGATTAAGCGAATTGCAGCAGTCACAGAAAAGGTAGTGCCCTTTATGGCAGTGATTTATGCGCTGGCTTGCTTTGCTGTGATCTTTGCCAATTTCTCATATATTGACGATGCCTTTGTACTTATTTTTAAAGGGGCATTTACACCAGAGGCCGGATTAGGCGGATTATTCGGAGTGTTGATTGTGGGCTTTAGGCGAGCTGTATTCTCTAACGAAGCCGGTGCGGGTTCAGCAGCCATTGCGCATTCAGCCGTTAAGACCAAATACCCGGCTAGTGAAGGGATAGTTGCGCTTCTAGAACCCTTTATCGATACGGTAGTGATCTGTACCATGACCGCCTTGGTGATTATTTTTTACAATAGCGGCGGAGTCTTTGAATACGGAGGAGACGGAGCAGGAAATGTGATTGTAAACGGTGCCAGCCTTGGCGGAGTCACGCTTACATCTCTGGCCTTTGAATCTGTGCTTCCTTGGTTCCCATATGTCCTTACCCTGGCGGTAGTACTATTTGCAATTTCCACCATGATTTCGTGGTCGTACTACGGACTTCAATCCTGGAAATATTTATTCGGCCGCAGTAGAACTGCAGACTTGACGTATAAATTGCTCTTCATTGCATTCGTTATTATAGGGGCGTCAGCTTCAATGGGCGCGGTTTTTGCCTTTTCTGATGCGATGATTCTGGCCCTTGTTTTTCCAAACATGCTGGGATTACTCTTTCTTTTTCCTAATGTTAGAGATGAATTGTCAAAATATATGGATGCGATTAAGGCTTTGAAAAAATAG